From the genome of Neodiprion pinetum isolate iyNeoPine1 chromosome 3, iyNeoPine1.2, whole genome shotgun sequence, one region includes:
- the LOC124215709 gene encoding uncharacterized protein, giving the protein MRKHYATCFLGVYVCFSVATARFWGIVEESDDRDNDEDDLEEGQATEQVINPDVNTGEPTTQGDNDEASDAGWDANRVIRDVAYFLRTHKFKDFDHRYYGSVSEVPRRLYQEFPKPPLRSLHWEVHKHCAVSFKSCLKFLEEIVKLTPLRRQDDTVTVMREQSWDPEKDKNQITSTQEDCELAKKKDNLTADPFQGPIERFQWRTTASYYMCWYTMLDTPELARFGEPCDNMAYCLDSYGIGNKDPRADDTKPFACAVYSFCPDPCCPLEHIWKMEECYQSQENPCYDGNGSDNRKCVFQREDNRDFESLIKNQLNVTCACQEVGYEWSSRFGICVDTDECSTETDKCSKENMNTCINLPGYYDCMCNLGYVYSPEAKSCVFSQAFDKALHGVDDEDANETEVKSVLAKIVKVLTRSKAPRLDSTVVALFSSYILVLCH; this is encoded by the exons ATGCGGAAACACTACGCGACCTGTTTCCTCGGAGTGTACGTATGTTTTAGCGTCGCGACGGCACGTTTCTGGGGGATCGTCGAGGAGAGCGATGACAGAGATAACGACGAGGATGACCTAGAGGAGGGGCAAGCCACGGAGCAGGTAATTAACCCCGACGTAAATACCGGGGAGCCAACGACTCAGGGTGACAACGATGAAGCTTCGGACGCGGGCTGGGACGCCAACCGAGTGATCAGAGACGTGGCCTACTTCCTCCGGACTCACAAGTTCAAAGATTTCGACCACCGTTACTACGGCTCGGTCTCTGAGGTGCCGAGGAGACTGTATCAGGAGTTTCCTAAACCACCGCTGCGGTCGCTGCACTGGGAAGTCCACAAGCATTGCGCAGTCAGTTTTAAGTCCTGCCTGAAGTTTCTCGAGGAAATTGTCAAGCTGACACCGCTGAGGCGCCAGGACGACACCGTTACGGTCATGAGAGAGCAGTCCTGGGACCCGGAGAAGGACAAGAATCAAATCACCTCGACCCAAGAGGACTGCGAACTCGCGAAGAAGAAGGACAACCTCACCGCGGATCCGTTCCAAGGACCAATCG AACGCTTCCAATGGAGGACCACTGCAAGCTACTACATGTGCTGGTACACTATGCTGGATACCCCGGAGTTGGCGCGCTTCGGTGAACCCTGTGACAACATGGCCTACTGTCTTGACTCCTACGGCATCGGCAACAAGGACCCGAGAGCAGACGACACGAAACCCTTCGCCTGCGCTGTGTACAGTTTTTGTCCCGACCCCTGCTGCCCTCTGGAGCATATTTGGAAAATGGAGGAGTGCTACCAGTCGCAGGAAAATCCTTGCTACGATGGGAATGGTTCAG ATAACCGGAAATGCGTTTTTCAACGCGAAGACAATCGGGACTTTGAGTCATTGATCAAGAACCAGTTGAACGTAACCTGCGCGTGTCAAGAGGTGGGCTATGAGTGGTCTTCGCGATTCGGCATCTGTGTCGACACCGACGAGTGTAGCACCGAGACTGACAAATGCTCAAAGGAGAATATGAACACCTGCATCAATTTACCCGGTTACTATGATTGCATGTGCAATCTCGGGTATGTTTACAGTCCGGAGGCAAAAAGTTGCGTCTTTAGTCAAGCTTTCGACAAGGCGCTCCACGGAGTTGATGATGAGGACGCTAACGAGACGGAGGTGAAAAGCGTCCTGGCGAAGATTGTCAAAGTCCTTACCAGGTCAAAGGCTCCGAGACTCGACAGCACCGTAGTCGCGTTATTTTCTTCATACATCCTCGTGCTGTGTCATTGA